One segment of Arvicanthis niloticus isolate mArvNil1 chromosome 5, mArvNil1.pat.X, whole genome shotgun sequence DNA contains the following:
- the Srarp gene encoding steroid receptor-associated and regulated protein — protein MASSKDSRNWRASFKNSSVETSSGMQPACAHKAGPIAHVTFVIDCATGKQVYLATPTVPPQASRANHGCAARPMKTFVVFCGTQDDVSLSRRPLDGAKDTLPPHRGLGAPDLLPASLPGPQGDPKAKGSSLKAAATKKHSTRETVKRSLKALSCICGKGE, from the exons ATGGCTTCCTCCAAGGACTCCAGGAACTGGAGAGCCAGCTTTAAGAATTCTAGTGTGGAGACGAGCTCGG GTATGCAGCCGGCCTGCGCTCACAAGGCCGGCCCGATAGCTCATGTCACTTTCGTTATTGACTGTGCAACTGGGAAACAAGTCTACCTGGCAACACCCACGGTGCCACCGCAAGCATCGAGAGCCAACCACGGATGTGCCGCCCGGCCCATGAAGACGTTTGTTGTGTTCTGTGGGACTCAGGACGACGTTTCCCTCAGTCGCAGACCCCTTGATGGAGCCAAGGATACCTTGCCACCCCACAGAGGACTCGGGGCTCCAGATTTGCTTCCTGCCAGCCTACCCGGTCCCCAGGGTGATCCTAAAGCCAAGGGGAGCTCCTTGAAGGCTGCAGCTACTAAAAAGCATTCAACTCGGGAGACGGTCAAGCGCTCGCTGAAGGCCCTGTCCTGTATCTGCGGGAAGGGAGAATAG
- the Zbtb17 gene encoding zinc finger and BTB domain-containing protein 17 isoform X2, protein MDFPQHSQRVLEQLNQQRQLGLLCDCTFVVDGVDFKAHKAVLAACSEYFKMLFVDQKDVVHLDISNAAGLGQVLEFMYTAKLNLSPENVDDVLAVASFLQMQDIITACQTLKSFAEPSSTAGESADTSAVEGGDKRAKEEKAAATMLSRLDQARSSSSTGPGRELKEERGGQAESASSGAEQTEKADAPREPPPVELKPDPTSDMAAAEAEALSESSEQEMEVEPASKGEEGQEEEGTGPATVKEEGVHLENGEPPEENEESAGTDSGQELGMEGQNLRSGTYGDRTETKAYGSIIHKCEDCGKEFTHTGNFKRHIRIHTGEKPFSCRECSKAFSDPAACKAHEKTHSPLKPYGCEECGKSYRLISLLNLHKKRHSGEARYRCGDCGKLFTTSGNLKRHQLVHSGQKPYQCDYCGRSFSDPTSKMRHLETHDTDKEHKCPHCDKKFNQVGNLKAHLKIHIADGPLKCRECGKQFTTSGNLKRHLRIHSGEKPYVCTHCQRQFADPGALQRHVRIHTGEKPCQCVICGKAFTQASSLIAHVRQHTGEKPYVCERCGKRFVQSSQLANHIRHHDNIRPHKCSVCSKAFVNVGDLSKHIIIHTGEKPYLCDKCGRGFNRVDNLRSHVKTVHQGKAGIKILEPEEGGEVSVVTVDDMVTLATEALAATAVTQLTVVPVGAAVTADETEVLKAEISKAVKQVQEEDPNTHILYACDSCGDKFLDANSLAQHVRIHTAQALVMFQTDADFYQQYGPGSTWPAGQMLQAGELVFRPRDGTEGQPTLAETPPTAPDCLPPAE, encoded by the exons ATGGATTTCCCCCAGCACAGCCAGCGTGTCTTGGAGCAGCTGAACCAGCAGCGGCAGCTGGGCCTCCTCTGTGACTGTACCTTTGTGGTGGACGGTGTTGACTTCAAGGCTCACAAGGCCGTGCTGGCGGCTTGCAGCGAGTACTTCAAGATGCTCTTTGTGGACCAGAAGGATGTGGTGCATCTGGACATCAGTAACGCGGCAG GCCTGGGGCAGGTACTGGAGTTCATGTACACTGCTAAGCTGAACCTTAGCCCTGAGAACGTGGATGATGTTCTGGCCGTGGCCAGCTTCCTCCAGATGCAGGATATTATCACGGCCTGCCAAACACTCAAGTCCTTCGCTGAGCCGAGCAGCACCGCTGGGGAGAGTGCAGACACCTCAGCTGTGGAAG GAGGAGACAAGAGAGCCAAAGAAGAGAAGGCTGCCGCCACCATGCTGAGCAGGTTGGACCAAGCAAGAAGCAGTTCATCCACAGGCCCAGGCAGAGAGCTCAAAGAGGAGCGGGGAGGCCAGGCAGAGAGCGCATCCAGTG GCGCAGAAcagacagagaaggcagatgCTCCCAGGGAGCCTCCACCTGTGGAGCTCAAGCCGGACCCCACGAGCGACATGGCTGCTGCAGAAGCGGAGGCCTTGTCAGAGAGCTCAGAGCAAG AAATGGAAGTGGAGCCAGCCAGCAAAGGAGAAGAGGGGCAAGAGGAAGAGGGCACGGGGCCTGCCACAGTCAAGGAAGAGGGGGTCCATCTGGAGAATGGGGAGCCTCCTGAGGAGAATGAAGAGTCTGCGGGCACAGACTCTGGGCAGGAGCTTGGCATGGAGGGCCAGAACCTGCGCTCGGGCACCTACGGGGATCGCACTGAGACCAAGGCTTATGGCTCCATCATCCACAAGTGCGAG GACTGCGGGAAGGAGTTCACGCACACAGGGAACTTCAAACGGCACATTCGCATCCACACGGGCGAGAAGCCGTTCTCATGTCGCGAGTGCAGCAAGGCTTTCTCAGACCCCGCAGCGTGCAAGGCTCACGAGAAGACACACAG CCCGTTGAAACCCTATGGGTGTGAGGAGTGCGGCAAGAGCTACAGACTCATCAGCCTGCTGAACCTGCACAAGAAGAGGCACTCGGGGGAGGCCCGCTACCGCTGTGGGGACTGCGGCAAGCTCTTCACTACTTCAGGCAACCTCAAGCGCCACCAGCTGGTACACAGTGGTCAGAAACCCTACCAATGCGACTACTGTGGCCGCTCCTTCTCCGACCCCACCTCCAAGATGCGCCATCTGGAGACTCATGACACGGACAAGGAGCACAAGTGTCCTCACTGCGACAAGAAGTTCAACCAG GTGGGGAACCTGAAGGCCCACTTGAAGATCCACATTGCTGACGGCCCTCTCAAGTGCCGGGAGTGCGGAAAGCAATTCACCACCTCAG GGAACCTCAAGCGGCACCTGCGGATCCACAGTGGGGAGAAGCCGTATGTATGTACCCACTGCCAGCGGCAGTTTGCCGACCCGGGCGCGCTGCAGCGGCACGTACGGATCCACACGG GTGAGAAGCCGTGCCAGTGTGTGATCTGTGGCAAGGCCTTCACCCAGGCCAGCTCCCTCATTGCCCACGTACGCCAACACACGGGGGAGAAGCCCTATGTCTGTGAACGCTGTGGCAAGAG ATTTGTCCAGTCCAGCCAGTTGGCTAATCACATTCGTCACCATGACAACATCCGACCACACAAGTGCAGCGTTTGTAGCAAGGCCTTCGTGAACGTGGGGGACCTGTCCAAGCACATCATCATCCACACCG gagagaagccttatctGTGTGACAAGTGTGGGCGTGGTTTCAACCGGGTAGACAACCTGCGTTCTCATGTAAAGACTGTGCATCAGGGCAAGGCGGGCATCAAGATCctggagccagaagagggtggtgaGGTCAGCGTGGTCACTGTGGACGACATGGTCACACTGGCCACTGAGGCACTGGCAGCGACAGCGGTCACTCAGctcacag TGGTACCAGTGGGGGCCGCAGTGACAGCTGATGAGACAGAAGTCCTCAAAGCCGAGATCAGCAAAGCTGTCAAGCAAGTGCAGGAAGAAG accccaacacacacatccTCTACGCTTGTGATTCCTGTGGGGACAAGTTCCTGGATGCCAATAGCCTGGCCCAGCATGTTCGGATCCACACAGCCCAGGCACTGGTCATGTTCCAGACAGACGCGGACTTCTACCAGCAGTATGGGCCAGGCAGCACGTGGCCAGCTGGGCAGATGttgcaggctggagagctggtctTCCGTCCTAGGGATGGGACCGAGGGCCAGCCCACACTGGCAGAAACTCCACCCACAGCTCCGGATTGCCTCCCACCTGCCGAGTGA
- the Zbtb17 gene encoding zinc finger and BTB domain-containing protein 17 isoform X1, with protein sequence MDFPQHSQRVLEQLNQQRQLGLLCDCTFVVDGVDFKAHKAVLAACSEYFKMLFVDQKDVVHLDISNAAGLGQVLEFMYTAKLNLSPENVDDVLAVASFLQMQDIITACQTLKSFAEPSSTAGESADTSAVEGGDKRAKEEKAAATMLSRLDQARSSSSTGPGRELKEERGGQAESASSGFVPAMEETYLASGQSTNPASHPSSGAEQTEKADAPREPPPVELKPDPTSDMAAAEAEALSESSEQEMEVEPASKGEEGQEEEGTGPATVKEEGVHLENGEPPEENEESAGTDSGQELGMEGQNLRSGTYGDRTETKAYGSIIHKCEDCGKEFTHTGNFKRHIRIHTGEKPFSCRECSKAFSDPAACKAHEKTHSPLKPYGCEECGKSYRLISLLNLHKKRHSGEARYRCGDCGKLFTTSGNLKRHQLVHSGQKPYQCDYCGRSFSDPTSKMRHLETHDTDKEHKCPHCDKKFNQVGNLKAHLKIHIADGPLKCRECGKQFTTSGNLKRHLRIHSGEKPYVCTHCQRQFADPGALQRHVRIHTGEKPCQCVICGKAFTQASSLIAHVRQHTGEKPYVCERCGKRFVQSSQLANHIRHHDNIRPHKCSVCSKAFVNVGDLSKHIIIHTGEKPYLCDKCGRGFNRVDNLRSHVKTVHQGKAGIKILEPEEGGEVSVVTVDDMVTLATEALAATAVTQLTVVPVGAAVTADETEVLKAEISKAVKQVQEEDPNTHILYACDSCGDKFLDANSLAQHVRIHTAQALVMFQTDADFYQQYGPGSTWPAGQMLQAGELVFRPRDGTEGQPTLAETPPTAPDCLPPAE encoded by the exons ATGGATTTCCCCCAGCACAGCCAGCGTGTCTTGGAGCAGCTGAACCAGCAGCGGCAGCTGGGCCTCCTCTGTGACTGTACCTTTGTGGTGGACGGTGTTGACTTCAAGGCTCACAAGGCCGTGCTGGCGGCTTGCAGCGAGTACTTCAAGATGCTCTTTGTGGACCAGAAGGATGTGGTGCATCTGGACATCAGTAACGCGGCAG GCCTGGGGCAGGTACTGGAGTTCATGTACACTGCTAAGCTGAACCTTAGCCCTGAGAACGTGGATGATGTTCTGGCCGTGGCCAGCTTCCTCCAGATGCAGGATATTATCACGGCCTGCCAAACACTCAAGTCCTTCGCTGAGCCGAGCAGCACCGCTGGGGAGAGTGCAGACACCTCAGCTGTGGAAG GAGGAGACAAGAGAGCCAAAGAAGAGAAGGCTGCCGCCACCATGCTGAGCAGGTTGGACCAAGCAAGAAGCAGTTCATCCACAGGCCCAGGCAGAGAGCTCAAAGAGGAGCGGGGAGGCCAGGCAGAGAGCGCATCCAGTG GGTTTGTTCCAGCCATGGAAGAGACCTATTTGGCCTCTGGACAGAGTACCAATCCAGCCTCCCATCCTTCCTCAGGCGCAGAAcagacagagaaggcagatgCTCCCAGGGAGCCTCCACCTGTGGAGCTCAAGCCGGACCCCACGAGCGACATGGCTGCTGCAGAAGCGGAGGCCTTGTCAGAGAGCTCAGAGCAAG AAATGGAAGTGGAGCCAGCCAGCAAAGGAGAAGAGGGGCAAGAGGAAGAGGGCACGGGGCCTGCCACAGTCAAGGAAGAGGGGGTCCATCTGGAGAATGGGGAGCCTCCTGAGGAGAATGAAGAGTCTGCGGGCACAGACTCTGGGCAGGAGCTTGGCATGGAGGGCCAGAACCTGCGCTCGGGCACCTACGGGGATCGCACTGAGACCAAGGCTTATGGCTCCATCATCCACAAGTGCGAG GACTGCGGGAAGGAGTTCACGCACACAGGGAACTTCAAACGGCACATTCGCATCCACACGGGCGAGAAGCCGTTCTCATGTCGCGAGTGCAGCAAGGCTTTCTCAGACCCCGCAGCGTGCAAGGCTCACGAGAAGACACACAG CCCGTTGAAACCCTATGGGTGTGAGGAGTGCGGCAAGAGCTACAGACTCATCAGCCTGCTGAACCTGCACAAGAAGAGGCACTCGGGGGAGGCCCGCTACCGCTGTGGGGACTGCGGCAAGCTCTTCACTACTTCAGGCAACCTCAAGCGCCACCAGCTGGTACACAGTGGTCAGAAACCCTACCAATGCGACTACTGTGGCCGCTCCTTCTCCGACCCCACCTCCAAGATGCGCCATCTGGAGACTCATGACACGGACAAGGAGCACAAGTGTCCTCACTGCGACAAGAAGTTCAACCAG GTGGGGAACCTGAAGGCCCACTTGAAGATCCACATTGCTGACGGCCCTCTCAAGTGCCGGGAGTGCGGAAAGCAATTCACCACCTCAG GGAACCTCAAGCGGCACCTGCGGATCCACAGTGGGGAGAAGCCGTATGTATGTACCCACTGCCAGCGGCAGTTTGCCGACCCGGGCGCGCTGCAGCGGCACGTACGGATCCACACGG GTGAGAAGCCGTGCCAGTGTGTGATCTGTGGCAAGGCCTTCACCCAGGCCAGCTCCCTCATTGCCCACGTACGCCAACACACGGGGGAGAAGCCCTATGTCTGTGAACGCTGTGGCAAGAG ATTTGTCCAGTCCAGCCAGTTGGCTAATCACATTCGTCACCATGACAACATCCGACCACACAAGTGCAGCGTTTGTAGCAAGGCCTTCGTGAACGTGGGGGACCTGTCCAAGCACATCATCATCCACACCG gagagaagccttatctGTGTGACAAGTGTGGGCGTGGTTTCAACCGGGTAGACAACCTGCGTTCTCATGTAAAGACTGTGCATCAGGGCAAGGCGGGCATCAAGATCctggagccagaagagggtggtgaGGTCAGCGTGGTCACTGTGGACGACATGGTCACACTGGCCACTGAGGCACTGGCAGCGACAGCGGTCACTCAGctcacag TGGTACCAGTGGGGGCCGCAGTGACAGCTGATGAGACAGAAGTCCTCAAAGCCGAGATCAGCAAAGCTGTCAAGCAAGTGCAGGAAGAAG accccaacacacacatccTCTACGCTTGTGATTCCTGTGGGGACAAGTTCCTGGATGCCAATAGCCTGGCCCAGCATGTTCGGATCCACACAGCCCAGGCACTGGTCATGTTCCAGACAGACGCGGACTTCTACCAGCAGTATGGGCCAGGCAGCACGTGGCCAGCTGGGCAGATGttgcaggctggagagctggtctTCCGTCCTAGGGATGGGACCGAGGGCCAGCCCACACTGGCAGAAACTCCACCCACAGCTCCGGATTGCCTCCCACCTGCCGAGTGA